GACCCCTTTTTTTTCTATATATTCAAGGTTTACTTCGCTGTTAAACCCACTGTCTGCGGTGAATTTAATCGTGTGCTCGTCTTTGGGTTTGTCAGTGTTTAATTTATCGAGCTGTTGTTTTAATTGCTTAACAGCTGGCTGTAGAGTTTGTTGCTCACCCACTGAGCCCCACGCTTGTGCTTGCAGGATGATTTGGTGTTTATCGTCATTAATCGCGATGCCGTTGTAGCCTTGAATTGTCCCTTTTGACGTGGTCATTTTCGCACTATCTGGATCAGTGATATTACTTTTAACAGGCTTGCCTTTACTGCCTATTTTTTCTTTGTGAGTGGCTAAGAACTCGGTAATTTTACCTACACTTTTATCTAGCTTTTCTTTTTGTTTTAAATCCTGAGTTATCAATTCTTCGCCCAGCCCATCTTGTGATTGGTGGCGTTCAATAATACGTTTGCTTGCGCGTTCTAGTTTTGCTTTTTTGCGACCTAACTCATCGAATGTGCCACTCCACTCTTTACTCGCATTGGACTTTAATTTACACCCATCAATGGCAAACATGTTACGGCCTATCAAGCCTTCTTCATCACATATCATCAGCACTTGCGTAAAAAGCGGCTCAATCTGTTCATGCATTTTAGCCACAAAACCCGCTATAGATGTGTAATGCGGCTGGATATCACCCGACACACTCATAAATAAAATATTATGCTCGCAAGCCTTTGCAATCCGACGGCTACTGATCAAACCATGTGCATAGCCCAGTAAAATAATCTTTAGCATTACCGAAGGTGGATACGCCGCCGCGCCCGTTTTGTCATTGTTGTACCACGCGTCAAATCCCGATAAATCGAGTTTATTTTCGACAATATAACAAAGGGCATACTCAAAAGTGCCAGGCAGAATTTGCTCAGCGAAATTGATAGGAATGAATTTATTTTGACAGGATAAGTCAGGCTTGTAGTTAGCCATAACAGTTTACCGTGGGTGAATAATATCTATTAGATCACAGCGAACGGATGGGTTCAAGGTTAAAAAGTAATCAATTTGAAATAGTAGAATACGTTCCTAAAAAGAGTAATTCTACAGCCTCAACGCCCATTTAAGGGGCTGATAATAGTTTGCTAAAATTGTGTAGCGAAGCGAAACCGAGCAAACTGTTAGCAGTCCCGCTTTAAATTCTTGTTAGATTTTGTTTGCTTCATAATCTGAAATCAACTCATCTATCGGTTTACGCTGAAGAAGTCTCTGTTGCCAACTGAGATAAGTGGTTTCTGTAATAAGTGCATCAAAATTTTTAGGTGCGCTTACAATTTTTAATGTTCTTAAGCCTTTACTTTTGTGCTTACTTGGAATGTTGTTTTTTAAGCAATGAATTAAGTGATGAAATTCATCTTTACTGTAAACATAACTGTAAACACCCATTGGTGGGACAGTTATTTTACGGTGAAACCCAATTTCAAAGTAACCTGTGTCGTGACTACGAACAGAGATACCTTGTAATAAGTTTCCTTTATAAACATTCCATTCTTTATCTGACGTGCAATATTTTCTTTTTACGTTTATTTTCCAGCAAACGAAAAAGATAATACCGAATATAAATAAGTTAACCATACACCAAGGCTCGAATAGAAATCTAACGCCGCCATAATTTGCCGCCTGAAGCGCAGCGTAAGGCGGTCAAATTGATGGCTTTGTTAAATGCTCTTACGGACAATTTTAATTACCATTGGGTCTTGCGCATCCATAAACATAAAACATCTACCAAATAGTGCCTTTTTACCGAATTCATCAAATACATTAGAGCCTAGTGGAGTTATAAGAACCTCATCTGTTGCTAGTGCCCGCTGGTGATTTTGATCAATTAATTCCCAATATTTTTTTACATGCTGCTCTAAGACCACATTCACGGCTGGATGATTGTATTGAACCAATATATTTCCATCATCCATATTCATTGGGTTCATGTCTGGATGATAATGGTAAATCTGATGAAGCACCTCTTTTGTATATTTTTGAGCATCATCATCAGACAAATCGTCACTAAGAATCACACAAGTCCCGTTTTTTAGAACAGCTATATCTCTCTTGCTACCCGTGTAATATTTCACCCTATCTATTATATCTTCAATCGACTGCGCTATTTCTGGCTTCCAGTCAGGAACTGGAGGGAACACCTTTTTCGGTTCCTTCTTCTTTTTGAATTTATCGAAAATGCTCATTTATGCTCCTAGCATTTAACGCTTTGCTAAGCGGCAATAAAATTGTTGGCTAAAATAGCGAGGAACGAGCAAAAGCCAACTGTTTTTTGTCCGTTTAAGCAACTTGTGTACGCCCGACATGGGCATTGACTTATGAGGTGAAAGTCCTCTGTAGGAAGATCACCGTTTAAATAACACACTGTTATTAAACGATAACTACTAGCGAATGGCAAGGGCTAAATCGTGAGAGATAGTCAGGAGGAAGCCGCTAGCAAATCTGCGAGCTGATGAACAAAAACATCATATGAGGCGTAGGCTGGAGACGAGCTAGCACAAGATAGCGAAGTCATGTGATCTAACGGCCACCGTAAATGATGCAGTTGTGCAGAGAAAGTCAATGCACCTTATTCGGGGAGATCTGATAAACACGCGTCCGCGCTAACGCTTGGAGATTACCAGTTAGGGACTGGTTGTTCAACCCTTGGCGCTTTGGTTGCTGCGACCTACAGCGAGCGAAATAGCAGTAAACAAGCGTTAGTTTAGACGCGCTTTATCGAGTAATCGCTAGAGTGATCTATCAGAAGTCAGCAGATGGCATAGTAGCCAAACGCCCATCGTAATGGAGGGGACACGGTGAAGGCCTGAACATCTTAACCAGAGGAGACACTACAAATGAACTTGAATTCACATAGATCACCGTGTTGTGATAGTGATGAACAGCGTTCTGCTGTGAATAATACCTCGAATGAATATAACCAAACAGATCATGACCTGATGGCAAGAGTACTAAGCAACCACAATATTGGCGTAGCATGGCAACATGTTAAGCGCAATAAAGGGGCTGCGGGTATTGATAATATGAGTATTGAAGAGTTTAATCACTTCGCTAAGTTACATTGGTTAGGTATTAAACAACAATTACTTAACGGCACTTATCAACCCTTGCCAGTCAAACGCGTGATGATACCCAAACCTGATGGCGGTGAGCGAATGCTTGGGATCCCTGCTGTTATCGACAGAGTGATCCAACAAGCCATTGCTCAAGTGATTAGCCCTTATTTTGAGCCTCAATTTTCACCACATAGTTATGGTTATCGCCCTCATAAAAGAGCCAGTCAAGCAGTGAACCATGTTCAATCTTGTGTTAAACAAGGTTATAAAACAGCGGTTGATATCGACTTGTCTAAGTTCTTTGATGAAGTAGACCACGACATGCTGATGAATCGTGTTGGTCGTAAAATCAAAGACAAAGCACTCATGCGCCTACTTGGTAAATACCTCCGAGCGGGAGTAGCAGAGCGCGAAACAGGTCTGTGGTTTGAGTCAACCAAAGGCGTCCCTCAAGGTGGGCCATTATCCCCTTTACTTTCCAATATTTTACTCGATGAATTAGATAAGAAGCTAACCTACAAACGCCTTAAGTTTGCACGTTACGCTGATGACATAATCATTTTAGTAAAAACGAAAAGCGAAGGGCTAATAATCCAACGGGAAATTACTGCGTTCATCACTAAGCGATTAAAGCTCAAAGTGAACGAATCGAAAAGTCGAGTCGGTCCAGTAACAGGCTCGAAATTTCTCGGGTTTACCTTTCGTTACGGTCAAGTGCAAATTCACGAACAGGCGCTAAAGAAATTTAAAGCAAATGTAAGAGAACTCACTAACCGCAACTGGGGGATCTCAATGACCCTACAAATTCATAAACTCACACAGTATTTACTGTGGCTGGGGACACTACTACCTAATAGCCAACGCTTATCAACTAACAGTGGATTTAGATCATTGGATCCGCCGTAGGATAAGGATGTGCTACTGGCGGCAGTGGCGAAAACCTCGTACCAAAGTACGCAGTTTAATGAAATTGGGTGTTAGCGAGCGACTCGCCATAGCCTGTGGTATCACCAGTAAAGGCCCTTGTAGAAGCTCAAAAACAAAAGGAATTAACATTGCGCTAGGCACTAACTACTTAGCGTCACAAGGGTTAGTGTCATTGAGAGATATTTGGATCAATATTCATTACGGGAGATGAACCGCCCATTGCGGACCCGCATGATGGGTGGTGTGGGGGCTGGAGGTTAGAGACCTCCGGCTACCCGATTAGTTTTCGTTATACCAATTTTCCCAAATTTTAGGAGCGGGGTATTTCAATTTATATGCTTGAATATCGTCTTTACTTGCGTACTTTAAATAAACGCCAAAATAATCGATTAGATACTCTTCACCTGTTCCCATTCGCCAAAATATATTGCTAGGTTCATATTCAGGGAATTTTTCCCAAGG
The window above is part of the Pseudoalteromonas aliena SW19 genome. Proteins encoded here:
- the ltrA gene encoding group II intron reverse transcriptase/maturase gives rise to the protein MNLNSHRSPCCDSDEQRSAVNNTSNEYNQTDHDLMARVLSNHNIGVAWQHVKRNKGAAGIDNMSIEEFNHFAKLHWLGIKQQLLNGTYQPLPVKRVMIPKPDGGERMLGIPAVIDRVIQQAIAQVISPYFEPQFSPHSYGYRPHKRASQAVNHVQSCVKQGYKTAVDIDLSKFFDEVDHDMLMNRVGRKIKDKALMRLLGKYLRAGVAERETGLWFESTKGVPQGGPLSPLLSNILLDELDKKLTYKRLKFARYADDIIILVKTKSEGLIIQREITAFITKRLKLKVNESKSRVGPVTGSKFLGFTFRYGQVQIHEQALKKFKANVRELTNRNWGISMTLQIHKLTQYLLWLGTLLPNSQRLSTNSGFRSLDPP
- a CDS encoding group II intron maturase-specific domain-containing protein, whose translation is MDLDHWIRRRIRMCYWRQWRKPRTKVRSLMKLGVSERLAIACGITSKGPCRSSKTKGINIALGTNYLASQGLVSLRDIWINIHYGR